From Estrella lausannensis, one genomic window encodes:
- a CDS encoding methylated-DNA--[protein]-cysteine S-methyltransferase encodes MKSKRLAAQDLKNSAPSREEFEEMLKLWEKKHEQKSKAKALNYTWIESPLGSILAIADEKALYLLEFLDCRGLGWEVERLLINYNAHLAPGLSDPLRLIERELPLYFKGKLREFTTPVNPTGTLFQKRVWGELMKIPYGETRSYAEIAKALGKPTAFRAVAGANGANQLAIIIPCHRVINTGGALGGYSGGLPKKEWLLHLEGRGA; translated from the coding sequence ATGAAAAGTAAAAGACTAGCAGCACAAGACCTGAAAAACAGCGCTCCTTCGAGAGAAGAATTTGAGGAGATGCTGAAGCTTTGGGAAAAAAAGCACGAGCAGAAAAGCAAGGCTAAAGCTCTCAACTACACCTGGATTGAGAGTCCGCTCGGTTCAATTTTGGCAATCGCCGACGAAAAAGCGCTATATCTTCTCGAATTTCTCGACTGCCGGGGTCTCGGCTGGGAGGTCGAACGGCTACTGATAAATTACAATGCCCACTTAGCGCCCGGCCTCTCAGACCCCTTGCGCCTAATTGAGAGAGAGCTGCCCCTCTACTTCAAAGGCAAGTTACGCGAGTTTACTACCCCCGTCAACCCGACAGGCACACTTTTTCAAAAGCGGGTGTGGGGAGAACTGATGAAAATCCCCTATGGGGAGACGCGCTCCTATGCGGAAATTGCAAAGGCTCTTGGCAAACCGACCGCCTTCCGCGCCGTCGCCGGCGCCAATGGCGCCAATCAACTTGCGATCATCATCCCCTGTCACCGCGTGATTAACACGGGCGGTGCTCTCGGGGGATACAGCGGCGGCCTGCCAAAAAAAGAGTGGCTGCTCCACCTGGAAGGCAGGGGCGCTTAG